The genomic window GTTTGGTTATTTTGAATATTAATTTATGAAGAATTCATTGTATATTGATTTTTCGGTTTTGCTGTTTTTATTAGAGTAAACTGTTTATAGGGTGGCTGAATAGTTACCAATTTTCAAATTCTATTGAGATATTATTTCATTTTGTAAACCATAATTTGCATTAATCCATGAACCAACATATAATAGAAAATATATATGAATTACTGGAAATCATTTCCGGTACAATAGCAATAAAAAGGTGACATATATTGAAAGAAGATACAATACAGATCGAAGGAATGATGTGCGGCCACTGCCAGATGAATGTAACAAAAGCACTATCCACTACTGAGGGGGTTGTTGGGGTAGAGGTTTCCCTTGACCCTGCACAGGCAAAAGTTAATTATGACCCTGAAAGAATTACTATTGAGGGACTTAAAGGGGTTATTAACGAAGCTGGCTATAAAGCCTAATTCATAAACTTAACTGATACTTGGAACTGGAGGTATTCGATGGAAGATGTAAAAATAAAGATAGAAGGCATGACCTGCGAACACTGC from ANME-2 cluster archaeon includes these protein-coding regions:
- a CDS encoding heavy-metal-associated domain-containing protein: MKEDTIQIEGMMCGHCQMNVTKALSTTEGVVGVEVSLDPAQAKVNYDPERITIEGLKGVINEAGYKA